The region TAAATATAAATTCAACCCTCAAACTAGAAGATACGACCCTAAAAAATAAAACTTCATACTTAATTTTGAAAAAAGAGTAGCAAGTAATTGTTGCTCTTTTTTTTATGCATGCATAGTATTTTTTTTTATATTTGAGAAAATATTTAGAAAAATGAAAAAAGCTACTTTAACTGAACTATTACAGATAAAACATCCTATAATAATGGCTCCTATGTTTTTAGTTTCCAATACGAAAATGGTTATTGAAGGCATGAAGAATGGCGTTGCTGGTTGTATACCTGCCTTAAATTATAGAACAATTGAAGAACTTCAAATGGCTATTAAGGAATTAAAAGCGGCAAAAGTTGAGGGTGGCAGTTATGGATTTAATCTAATTGTAAACAAATCAAACATAAAATACAAAGAGCAATTACGTGTTCTTTGTGAGGAAAAAGTAGATTTCATCATTACTTCACTTGGAAGTCCAGAAGAGACCATTAAAGAAGCTCATAAACATGGTGTAAAAGTTTTTTGTGATGTGACCGACTTAAATTTTGCTAAAAAAGTAGAAAGTTGTGGTGCTGATGCATTAATTGCAGTAAACAATCAGGCTGGCGGGCACAGAGGGGAGATCGATCCAGAGCAATTAATTAAAATGTTAAATGAAGGTACTTCCCTACCTGTTATTTCAGCAGGTGGTGTTGGAAACAAAGCCGATATAGATAAAATGTTAAATTTTGGAGCTATTGGTGTTTCAGTAGGAAGTCCGTTTATTGCTTCGGAGGAATCTGGTGTCTCTAAAGAATACAAACAAGCTTGTGTAGATTATGGAGCAAAAGATATTGTCGTAACCGAACGCATTTCTGGCACTCCATGTACTGTGATTAACACTCCCTATGTTCAAAAAGTTGGGACGAAACAACCTTGGATTGAACGCATTCTAAACAAGAATAAGAAATTAAAAAAATGGGTTAAAATGTTTCGCTTTTATGTTGGTATGAAAGCCACTGAAAAAGCCGCTACAGAAGTGACCTATAAAACGGTGTGGGTGGCCGGACCCAGTATTGAAACGACCCATGCAATAGAACCGATAGCAGAAATTATAAAAAAATTCATTTAAAATATTCTTACTTATAACTATTCATTATATTTAGCCAAATTAGTTATAATGGAATTTTTAATTTATTTTATTGTATTAGCCTTATTAGCAGAAATAATTGGAACGGTTGGTGGATTTGGTTCTTCCATGTTGTTTATTCCAATAGCTAGTTATTTTCTTGATTTTCATGTAGTTTTAGGCATAACGGCTATTTATCATGTTTCGAGTAATTTGTCAAAAATATATTTTTTCAAAGAAGGATTTGATAAAAAATTACTTTTAGAAGTAGGTATTCCCTCCGTTCTTTTTGTGTTGATTGGTGCCTTTTTAAGCAAATTTGTTTCTGGCAAAACCTTAGAATTTATTTTAGCCATTTTCCTCATTCTACTGAGTGTTTTGCTCTTAATTTTCAAAAATTTCATCATAAAACCTACAACATCAAATTCAGTTATTGGTGGAGCTTTATCTGGATTTATTGCTGGATTATTGGGGACGGGTGGTGCAATTCGCGGAATTGTATTAAGTTCATATAGTTTAAAACCTAATTTATTTATCGCTACCTCAGCAATGATCGATTTAGGAATTGATGTAAGCCGAAGTATCGTTTATACCTCAAATGGATTTTTACAAAAAAAATACATATATCTCATCCCAATTTTAATAGTTATCAGTATTGTTGGGACGTATATTGGAAAAAGAATTGTCAATTTACTAACTGAAAAGCAATTTAAAACGACTGTCCTCTTTTTAATTTTAGCGACCGGAATTTTTACATTAATTAAAAGTTTTAATTCTTAGTAAATTTACTTTTTTTAAAATTTTTAGAATAAATAATTTTTCCTTTATCCGTTATAATTAAGGCACAATACTCAGGATTTAATTCTAGTAATTTTAGTCCTTCCTCCACGCCCAACACCATAATAGAAGTACTGTACCCATTGGCTATTTCAGCACTTGGACCAAAAACCGTGGCACTACAAATACCGGTCGAAGGATACCCTGTTTTGGGATTGATAATATGTGAATAACGCTGTCCGTTTATTTCGGCAAATTTCTCATAATTCCCTGAAGTAGTAACGGCATAGCGCTTTAATTTTACGATTTTTACAAAATCTTCTGTTTCAAATGGATTCGTAATTCCGATAGTCCAATACGAATGATCGACTTGTTTTCCCCAAGTTGTTAAATCGCCCGAAGCATTTATGATTCCGGCTTTAACTCCTTTTAATTCAAGTAATTTTCTGGCTTGATCTGCTGCATACCCTTTCCCTATTGAACCAAAACCAATTTTCATACCCGTTTTTTTCAAAAAAAGAGTTGAATTAATAGTATCAATCTCTATGTTTCTGTAATCTACTTTTTCAACAGACTTTTGTATTGCTTCTTCAGAAGGCAAAGCTGTCATTGTTCCGTCAAATTTCCAAATTTTATCCATAGCAACAATGCTAATATCAAAAGCCCCTTGCGTAATAGTTGAAAAATGCAGAGCCGATTGAGTCAATCGAAGCACTTCTTGGTCTACTTTAACTGGTTTAATTCCAGCATTTCGATTCACTTCTGAAATTTGTGTTTGTGGTCGCCATTCCGAAATTAAATTCTCAATTCGTTCAATCTCAGCAATTGCTTCATCAATATAATTTTCAGCACTTAATGAATCATTTGCAACAATAGTTATATCAAAACGACTTCCCATTAAAGTCACTGCGCGATGTCGTTGTACTTGTGCATTTACAGTAACAGAAAGTAACAACAAAAGAAATGAGAAATACTTCATTAGTAACAATCGGTTAAAATTTGTCCCTTTTTTAAATAGAAATCAAAATTATGTTTTGTTCTCACTTCACAAATTTTCTTCAATTCCTCAAGTACATCATTTTGCATTGCAATTGAGCCACAAATCATGACAGTTCCTCCATTTTGTAGGGAAGTTGCAATTGTATTAGCTTCTTTTGCAACTAAGTGAGTAACGTAACACGAATTTCCTTCACGAGATAAGGCTAAATGAAACTGACTTAAATAACCAAAAGAAATATAATCTCTTGCTTTAGCTTTAAACTCCGAAACTAAAGCGGTTTCTTTTCTATACCCAATAAATAAATGAATTGGTATTTTTTTGCTATTAGAATGAATCAAACCTAAAAAAGGGGCAATTCCTGTTCCGTTTCCAATTAATATCAGTTCCTTATTTACAGGTGGATGAAACGTTTTATTTTCAATGATTCGTGCTTTAAAAACAGAACCGATATTTAAATCATACATAAATCCTGACCCCAATCCCTTTTCGTGTAACTTAATTACTAGTTGAATGTTTTCATCAACTTTCCCAATAGAATACAAGCGTTCTTTACCTTCATTTCCTGGATAAATGGCTAATAAATCTCCCGATTGAAACTTAAGTTTCTTTTTCGGTTTTAAACTCAAAACATATGTTTGACAATCATCTAAAATGGTTGTTTTAGCAATAACACTAAATTCTTGTAATTCCTTAGGTTGATTGATATAGAGTGCTGGGGTGGTACTTATTTCCGATTGATTTATTGCATTATAAGCTTTTATCCAAGAAATAAAATCAGCAACTGATTTATCGTTTATGGTATGTAATTCAACTAACGTTTCATTCCAAGATTGTTGTTTTACAAGCTTTTCCACTTTTTTGGCAAATCCACAAAAATCGGGATAATTGGTAGAACCAAATCCAACAACACACGTTTGGACTTTATTATTAAAAGTCGTTTTTTGAATTAATTTTTCAAAATTAGAAGCATTTGAAGGCGCTTCACCTAAACCGTGGGTAGCTGTAAAAATTACAATTTGTTCCGCTTTTGGAAAATGGTTCAATTGATTCATTTCGGTCAAGAATACTTTTTTACCTGATTGAATTAACTGTGTAAAAAAAGCATTGGCAAATCCGAGTGTACTTCCATTTTCTGAACCAACAAGAATAATTATCGTACTTTCTTCCGCTTTAAACGTATTCTTAATTTTGTTCTTCATTCTTTTGAATGACAAAGCAAAACCTGTATAAATAAAAATCAAAATACTGATGGAAGCAATTCCTAAAACTACAGCCCAAATGGCACTACTTCTACCCGTATGCAAATCTAAACTTAAAATCTCTAAAAGTACCGTTTTTGGATAAGTAACTTCACTTAAAATTGTTCCATCGAATTGATTTACTAAAATTTCTTTAGTAGTTAATTTGACTTTATAAAATTCTTCAACATCGTCTGTAAATGGAAACTCAATTTTTTGAACCTCACTAAGTTTAATGGATTGAAACGATTTAAAACTTTTAATTTCTTGTTGCTCGGGTGCTTCTTTTGGAAAGCTTAATTCTTGGTGATTGATTTTAAATTCATCGAACCATTTAAAACGATTTAAAGACAAATACGTTCCAGAAATGGCAATGATAAAGATTGGAACCAACATCCATCTTCCTGTAAAGACATGAATAAATTGATTCCAACCTTCATTAGGAATTGTGGCAAAGAACCGTTTAATTCCATGTTGACGTTGCACCACTAAGAAAAAACCAGATATAGCAATTAATAGTAATAAAAATGCGTTTATCCCGATAAAAATTCGACCGGTATCATGTAAAAACAAGGAGCGATGCAGGGACGTGACCCATTGAATAAATTCACTTTCTTTTTCTGGTTTCCCAATCACTTTACCAGTGTTTGGATTGACAATAGCCACAATTTCATCCCCATTTTCATCTAAACCTTTCACAATTACAAATTGGTTATGAGTAACTTGTAATTCAGAAATTTCTAAAAATGAATCCTTTACAACAGGAATAACATCAGAAAGTGTTAATTCTTCAAAATTTTCCACTTTATAAGTCGGTAATTTCTGCCCTACTGCATCGGTGGCTAGAATTATTCCTGTACCAGCTGCCAATACTAAAAATAGAGAAGAAACTACTGCCAATGTAAAGTGTGCGTAGCGCCAAATGGATAATGTCATGAATCCGACTTACATTTTACTTAATTTCACAAATCGAATATATCCTTTCCCTTCCGCTTTTTCTGCTAAACCTTCAGTTGTTAAAGGAATTTCAACATCCGTAACGTGGTATTTTTGGTTTTCCACGGCCGACTCAAATCGGATTTTATAACCAGCATTTAGTTTACTATCATCAATTTCTAAAACCGTAACACTTCTATCACCACCTGCCACTGAAGCACCTGTTTTAGCATCAACTTTCTTCTTTTTATTGTAGAATTTATACCATTCTTTAATGTCTTTGTACCATTTTTTATCATCACCCATAACATACAACGTTTTTTCATATTGCCCTTTCGGATTGATTAATGATACTACTATATAAGCTCCTTCTCCCACATAATTTGACATTTGCAACATGCATTTGTATTTTGATGTTTGTGCTATGGCTTGGTTTGCAAATAGACCAAGAACTAGTACTAGTACTGTGTATTTTATATATTTTTTCATGTTATTTTAAAAAGTCGATATTAATTTGATTTTTAGTTAAAACTTCATTCGCTTTGGCTAAATCATAAGCTGTTTCATCGAATTCTGTTTTTAATGTTTTATCCGCATTTAAAGTTAGTAAGTATTTTAAAACACTATCATCTTTGGCAATCATCGCCGCTTTTTGTAAAGCCGTTAATCCTTCTGCATTTTTAGCATTGATATCAATTCCAAAACCTTCTAATTTTTTGATCAAATTTAAGTCATTTTTAATAACTGCAATATGATACAAAGTCGAACCATCTTGTTGTGGAACTTGTACTGCAATACCTTTTGCTTTTAACAAATTCATTTTATCAAGAAAATCATCATTACCCCCTCTTGGAGTTCGATAATTTTGAACTAAATGATACGCTAAATTATGATTTTCTTTATCTTCAATTGAAATAGAAGCTCCTTTATTTATTAATTCATTTATTACCTCAACTGAACTCGATTTAACCGCTTGAGTCAAAGCCGATTCGCCTTTAGCATTTACAGTATTTACTTTTGCTCCTAAATCAAGTAACAATTTAATTAAAGAAATATCTCTTCCAGATGCTGCATTCATCAAAGCTGTATTTCCATCATTATCAGCACTATTTACATTCACTCCTTTAGAAATAAAATACAAAACGATATCCGATTGATTTTCCTTTTTAGCTAATATATGTAAAACTGATTCTCCGTTTTTTGACAATTTTGTTGGTTTAATTTTTAATTCATCCACCAAATATTGATATACTTCAATAGTATTAGCCGTTCTTCTTGATGCTTCTGCAGCATTAATTAAAGAAATAGGTGTAAATTTTACTCCTTTAGAAAGTAATGTACGTAAATTAGAAACATTACCTGATCGAGCAGCATAATCAAAAACTGTATTCCCCTCTGCATCAACATCTTTTAACGAAAGCCCTTTAGTCACCAAATAATTAGTTAAACTTAAATCTTTATCATTTGCAATAGCCAACATTAACAAAGTTGCATTGTTTTTATATTTTTTCTTCGGATCTAATCCCGATTTGAAAAATAAATCATATAGTGCTGTGTTGTTTTGTCCTCCATTCGCAGCAAATACAAGCGGTGTTGCATCATGAGAATCTTCTAAATTTATATTTGCTCCTTTTTGAATTAAATACTCTACCAATTCAACATTTCCTTTACTAGCAGCCCAGTGTAAATAGATACGACCATCATGCGTAATCTTATTTACATCATTATCATTTTGATCTAATAAAAATTTAATTACCTCATTTGAAGCATTGTTATTAATTGCCAAAACTGTTGGGTCAAAAGCCGAAGGATTAAGCTCGGCAGGATTATTTCCCTTTTCAATTTCTGCTTTAACTGAAGCCACATCCGGATTTTTTTTCCAAAATCCTTGATCCAATAAAGTATTCCCTTTTTGAGCAGAAAGCAAACCTGTAACCACTAAAGAAAGTACCAAAGTTATATTTTTCATTATTACGTTATTTTTATTTATATTAATTCTAAACAAGAGCAAAGGTATTAATAAAAATGACCTGATAAAATGATTTAAGATTTTTTTTTATAAAAAAAGTAATAAAAGAATAAGAAATTTTACGATTTAAATTATAGGTATAATAGAATATAATCTTAAATTTGAAGATATGAATCTAGAATGAATTTAAAATCATATGATTACAATAGACAATTATTTAGATACGCATTACATACATAGAAGTAATTGGTTGCGTGCAGCAGTTTTAGGCGCAAATGATGGAATCATTTCAATATCAAGTTTAGCCATTGGAGTTGCAGCAGCAAGTTCAACAAGAGAACCAATTGTATTAGCTGCAGTTGCTGGTTTGGTTGCTGGTGCATTGTCTATGGCTGCAGGTGAATATGTATCGGTAAGTTCACAAACAGACACTGAGAAGGCTGATATTGCAAGAGAAAAACAAGAGTTAATTGAAAATCCAGAAGGCGAATTGCAAATTTTAGCCCAAATCTATGAACGAAGGGGATTAAAAAAAGAAACAGCGTTACAAGTCGCACAAGAATTAACAGCACACGATGCATTAGGCGCACATATTCGAGATGAACTCGGACTTAATGAAATTTCACAAGCCAATCCCATTCAGGCAGCTCTTGCTTCGGGAGCAGCATTTACTGTTGGAGGCTTATTACCAATGTTAGTTACTTTATTTGCTCCGGTTAAACAAATGGAATATTTTCTTTATGGTTTTACCATTTTATCATTAATTGTGTTAGGAGGTGTTTCAGCAAAAACTGGAGGGGCAAGTATTTCCAAAGCCATTTTAAGAGTTACAATTTGGGGCACTTTGGCTATGGGATTATCTGCCTTTGTGGGGTATTTATTTGGTGTAAAAGTGTAGTGTATTTTAATCGCTTTTGCTTCTATTAATTCGTATTATGCATACAACTATTTTAATTTCAGCATTTATAGTTTGCTTCATTTTTATGTTGGTGGCCCTTTATTTTTATAATAAGTGGCAACAGGCAGAACTACGAAAAAAAAATATGGAAGAAAATTTCAACCGTTTAGAAAACAATATCAATACATTAAAACTTCAAAATTTAGAGTCGCGTTTAAATCCTCATTTATTTAAAAATACCTTAAATTCCATACAGTCACATGCGTACCAAACGTATTATGCCTTAGATAAAATGTCAAATGTTTTGGATTATATTTTATATGAAAGTCATAATAAATTGGTAACTCCCAAACATGAAATTGAATTCGCATTGAATTTAATAGAGATTTATAAAATTAAAATAAGTCCGTTGTTTGAATTAAAAGTAAAAACTAAAATTGACGAACAAGA is a window of Flavobacterium indicum GPTSA100-9 = DSM 17447 DNA encoding:
- a CDS encoding NAD(P)H-dependent flavin oxidoreductase, producing the protein MKKATLTELLQIKHPIIMAPMFLVSNTKMVIEGMKNGVAGCIPALNYRTIEELQMAIKELKAAKVEGGSYGFNLIVNKSNIKYKEQLRVLCEEKVDFIITSLGSPEETIKEAHKHGVKVFCDVTDLNFAKKVESCGADALIAVNNQAGGHRGEIDPEQLIKMLNEGTSLPVISAGGVGNKADIDKMLNFGAIGVSVGSPFIASEESGVSKEYKQACVDYGAKDIVVTERISGTPCTVINTPYVQKVGTKQPWIERILNKNKKLKKWVKMFRFYVGMKATEKAATEVTYKTVWVAGPSIETTHAIEPIAEIIKKFI
- a CDS encoding sulfite exporter TauE/SafE family protein; protein product: MEFLIYFIVLALLAEIIGTVGGFGSSMLFIPIASYFLDFHVVLGITAIYHVSSNLSKIYFFKEGFDKKLLLEVGIPSVLFVLIGAFLSKFVSGKTLEFILAIFLILLSVLLLIFKNFIIKPTTSNSVIGGALSGFIAGLLGTGGAIRGIVLSSYSLKPNLFIATSAMIDLGIDVSRSIVYTSNGFLQKKYIYLIPILIVISIVGTYIGKRIVNLLTEKQFKTTVLFLILATGIFTLIKSFNS
- a CDS encoding FAD:protein FMN transferase, translating into MKYFSFLLLLLSVTVNAQVQRHRAVTLMGSRFDITIVANDSLSAENYIDEAIAEIERIENLISEWRPQTQISEVNRNAGIKPVKVDQEVLRLTQSALHFSTITQGAFDISIVAMDKIWKFDGTMTALPSEEAIQKSVEKVDYRNIEIDTINSTLFLKKTGMKIGFGSIGKGYAADQARKLLELKGVKAGIINASGDLTTWGKQVDHSYWTIGITNPFETEDFVKIVKLKRYAVTTSGNYEKFAEINGQRYSHIINPKTGYPSTGICSATVFGPSAEIANGYSTSIMVLGVEEGLKLLELNPEYCALIITDKGKIIYSKNFKKSKFTKN
- a CDS encoding PepSY domain-containing protein, encoding MTLSIWRYAHFTLAVVSSLFLVLAAGTGIILATDAVGQKLPTYKVENFEELTLSDVIPVVKDSFLEISELQVTHNQFVIVKGLDENGDEIVAIVNPNTGKVIGKPEKESEFIQWVTSLHRSLFLHDTGRIFIGINAFLLLLIAISGFFLVVQRQHGIKRFFATIPNEGWNQFIHVFTGRWMLVPIFIIAISGTYLSLNRFKWFDEFKINHQELSFPKEAPEQQEIKSFKSFQSIKLSEVQKIEFPFTDDVEEFYKVKLTTKEILVNQFDGTILSEVTYPKTVLLEILSLDLHTGRSSAIWAVVLGIASISILIFIYTGFALSFKRMKNKIKNTFKAEESTIIILVGSENGSTLGFANAFFTQLIQSGKKVFLTEMNQLNHFPKAEQIVIFTATHGLGEAPSNASNFEKLIQKTTFNNKVQTCVVGFGSTNYPDFCGFAKKVEKLVKQQSWNETLVELHTINDKSVADFISWIKAYNAINQSEISTTPALYINQPKELQEFSVIAKTTILDDCQTYVLSLKPKKKLKFQSGDLLAIYPGNEGKERLYSIGKVDENIQLVIKLHEKGLGSGFMYDLNIGSVFKARIIENKTFHPPVNKELILIGNGTGIAPFLGLIHSNSKKIPIHLFIGYRKETALVSEFKAKARDYISFGYLSQFHLALSREGNSCYVTHLVAKEANTIATSLQNGGTVMICGSIAMQNDVLEELKKICEVRTKHNFDFYLKKGQILTDCY
- a CDS encoding DUF2271 domain-containing protein, giving the protein MKKYIKYTVLVLVLGLFANQAIAQTSKYKCMLQMSNYVGEGAYIVVSLINPKGQYEKTLYVMGDDKKWYKDIKEWYKFYNKKKKVDAKTGASVAGGDRSVTVLEIDDSKLNAGYKIRFESAVENQKYHVTDVEIPLTTEGLAEKAEGKGYIRFVKLSKM
- a CDS encoding ankyrin repeat domain-containing protein, translating into MKNITLVLSLVVTGLLSAQKGNTLLDQGFWKKNPDVASVKAEIEKGNNPAELNPSAFDPTVLAINNNASNEVIKFLLDQNDNDVNKITHDGRIYLHWAASKGNVELVEYLIQKGANINLEDSHDATPLVFAANGGQNNTALYDLFFKSGLDPKKKYKNNATLLMLAIANDKDLSLTNYLVTKGLSLKDVDAEGNTVFDYAARSGNVSNLRTLLSKGVKFTPISLINAAEASRRTANTIEVYQYLVDELKIKPTKLSKNGESVLHILAKKENQSDIVLYFISKGVNVNSADNDGNTALMNAASGRDISLIKLLLDLGAKVNTVNAKGESALTQAVKSSSVEVINELINKGASISIEDKENHNLAYHLVQNYRTPRGGNDDFLDKMNLLKAKGIAVQVPQQDGSTLYHIAVIKNDLNLIKKLEGFGIDINAKNAEGLTALQKAAMIAKDDSVLKYLLTLNADKTLKTEFDETAYDLAKANEVLTKNQINIDFLK
- a CDS encoding VIT1/CCC1 transporter family protein, encoding MITIDNYLDTHYIHRSNWLRAAVLGANDGIISISSLAIGVAAASSTREPIVLAAVAGLVAGALSMAAGEYVSVSSQTDTEKADIAREKQELIENPEGELQILAQIYERRGLKKETALQVAQELTAHDALGAHIRDELGLNEISQANPIQAALASGAAFTVGGLLPMLVTLFAPVKQMEYFLYGFTILSLIVLGGVSAKTGGASISKAILRVTIWGTLAMGLSAFVGYLFGVKV